The following are encoded together in the Glycine max cultivar Williams 82 chromosome 8, Glycine_max_v4.0, whole genome shotgun sequence genome:
- the LOC100790487 gene encoding actin-depolymerizing factor 7, with protein sequence MANVASGMAVHDDCKLRFQELKSKRSYRFIVFKIEEQQVVVEKLGDPTESYEDFMASFPANECRYAVYDFDFTTSENCQKSKIFFVAWSPDTSKVRMKMVYASSKDRFKRELDGIQVDMQATDPSEMSLDLVKARAI encoded by the exons ATG GCAAATGTAGCGTCCGGAATGGCTGTGCACGATGATTGCAAACTGAGGTTTCAAGAGCTTAAATCAAAGAGGAGCTACAGGTTCATTGTGTTCAAAATTGAAGAACAGCAAGTGGTGGTTGAGAAATTAGGGGACCCCACGGAAAGTTATGAGGACTTTATGGCCAGTTTTCCAGCTAATGAATGTCGCTATGCagtctatgattttgatttcacAACTTCTGAGAACTGCCAAAAGAGCAAGATCTTCTTCGTTGCATG GTCACCAGATACCTCAAAGGTGAGGATGAAGATGGTGTATGCAAGTTCCAAGGATAGATTCAAGAGGGAATTGGATGGCATTCAAGTGGATATGCAAGCAACTGATCCAAGTGAGATGAGCTTGGACCTTGTGAAAGCGCGAGCCATCTAA